GTTGACGTGCTGACCGCCGGAGCCCGACGCGCGATAGGTGTCGATCCGGACATCCGCTTCGGTCACCTGGATATCGATCGAATCGTCGATCACCGGATAGACCCAGACGCTGGCGAACGAGGTGTGCCGCCGTGCGTTCGAATCGTAGGGGCTGATGCGGACAAGGCGATGGACGCCCGATTCCGTCTTCAGCCAGCCATAGGCGTTATGCCCCTTGATGAGCACGGTCGCAGACTTGATGCCGGCCTCTTCGCCGTCATGATCCTCAAGGAACTCGACCTTGAAACCGCGCCGCTCCGCCCAGCGCGTATACATGCGCAGCAGCATCGACGCCCAGTCCTGGCTTTCGGTGCCGCCGGCGCCGGCGTGAATCTCGAGATAGGTGTCGTTGGCGTCGGCCTCGCCGGACAGCATCGTTTCGATCTGGCGCGCGCGTACCTCGCCAGACATCGCCTGGATCGACGCTTCCGCCTCCTCGATTACGGCCTCGTCGCCCTCTTCCTCGCCCATCTTGATCAGCTCGATATTGTCCTCGAGCTTGCTGGTGAGTTCGCGGACGGCACGGATGCCGTCATCCAGCCCCTGGCGCTCGCGCATCAGGGCCTGGGCTTCCGCCGGATTGTTCCAGAGTTCGCCGTCCTCGGCGCGGTTGTTCAGGTAATCGAGCCTCTTGACTGCCTGATCCCAGTCAAAGATGCCTCCTCAGCAGGCTTATGGCCTGCCTGATTTCGTCGACTCGTTTCTCGGTTTCTGCGCGCATGCGCTGGTCTTTTCCTGCAAGGGGCCAGAGGGGAAATTGAATCGGCGCGGACCATAGGGATGGTCCGCGCCGGTGTAAAGGGAAGTCGCCGTGCGAAGATGCGCGGCTCGAACCTGTCAGTAGAGACCGCCGCCGCCGGTCTGGATCGCGCGGTTCGCCGATGGCGAAATCTCCTCCGCGGAGCCCGCCGCCATGTCGGAGCCGATCACCCAATAGGTATCGGCCGGGCCAGTGCCGGGCTTGAAGGCTTCGATAATAGCGCCGGGATCGCCCTTGCCGGCGCGCATGCCGGTCTTGCGGTTGACCGCGATGAGCTTCATGCCCTCCGGCACACGGAAGTCGACCGGACGCTTGTCCTTGAGAACGACCTGCATGAACTCCTTGAAGATCGGCGCAGCGAGCCCGCCGCCCGTGGAACCCTTGCCCATCGGAACGGGATTGTCGTAGCCCATGAACACACCCACCACGAGGTCCGGCGTGAAGCCGACGAACCAGGCATCCTTTTCGTCGTTGGTCGTTCCCGTCTTGCCGGCGATCGGATGGCCG
The Mesorhizobium australicum genome window above contains:
- the prfB gene encoding peptide chain release factor 2 (programmed frameshift), with product MRAETEKRVDEIRQAISLLRRHFDWDQAVKRLDYLNNRAEDGELWNNPAEAQALMRERQGLDDGIRAVRELTSKLEDNIELIKMGEEEGDEAVIEEAEASIQAMSGEVRARQIETMLSGEADANDTYLEIHAGAGGTESQDWASMLLRMYTRWAERRGFKVEFLEDHDGEEAGIKSATVLIKGHNAYGWLKTESGVHRLVRISPYDSNARRHTSFASVWVYPVIDDSIDIQVTEADVRIDTYRASGSGGQHVNTTDSAVRITHIATGIAVACQAERSQHKNKAKAWEMLRSRLYEEELKKREAVANASEASKSDIGWGHQIRSYVLQPYQLVKDLRTGAESTSPSDVLDGDIDEFMEASLAQKISGSPGETVADIE